A window of the Kosakonia radicincitans DSM 16656 genome harbors these coding sequences:
- the ilvI gene encoding acetolactate synthase 3 large subunit: protein MEMLSGAEMVVRSLIDQGVKKVFGYPGGAVLDIYDALHTVGGIEHVLVRHEQAAVHMADGLARATGEVGVVLVTSGPGATNAITGIATAYMDSIPLVVLSGQVATSLIGYDAFQECDMVGISRPVVKHSFLVKQTEDIPGVLKKAFWLAASGRPGPVVVDLPKDIMNPANKLPYFWPESVSMRSYNPTTQGHKGQIKRALQTLVAAKRPVVYVGGGAINSACETQLRQLAEKLNLPVVSSLMGLGAFPASHRQALGMLGMHGTYEANMTMHHSDVIFAVGVRFDDRTTNNLAKYCPDATVLHIDIDPTSISKTVQADVPIVGDARLVLEQMLELLEQEEQPQPLDEIRDWWLRIEQWRARQCLKYDTQSEKIKPQAVIEAIWRLTNGDAYVTSDVGQHQMFAALYYRFDKPRRWINSGGLGTMGFGLPAALGVKMALPEETVICVTGDGSIQMNIQELSTALQYELPVLVLNLNNRYLGMVKQWQDMIYSGRHSQSYMESLPDFARLAEAYGHVGIRITRPDELEAKLAEALEQVKNNRLVFVDVTVDGSEHVYPMQIRGGGMDEMWLSKTERT, encoded by the coding sequence ATGGAGATGTTGTCTGGAGCCGAGATGGTCGTCCGATCGCTTATCGATCAAGGCGTAAAGAAAGTATTCGGCTACCCCGGAGGCGCAGTCCTGGATATCTACGATGCCCTGCATACTGTTGGCGGTATTGAACATGTGTTGGTACGTCATGAGCAGGCTGCAGTGCATATGGCCGATGGGCTGGCGCGGGCAACGGGTGAGGTTGGGGTGGTACTGGTCACGTCTGGCCCTGGTGCGACGAATGCAATCACGGGTATCGCCACCGCTTATATGGATTCTATCCCGCTGGTGGTGCTTTCCGGGCAGGTTGCAACGTCGCTGATTGGCTATGACGCGTTTCAGGAGTGCGACATGGTGGGGATTTCCCGCCCGGTGGTGAAGCACAGCTTCCTGGTCAAACAAACCGAAGATATTCCCGGCGTATTAAAGAAAGCGTTCTGGCTGGCTGCCAGTGGGCGTCCGGGGCCGGTGGTGGTGGATCTGCCGAAAGATATTATGAACCCGGCCAACAAGCTGCCCTATTTCTGGCCGGAATCGGTCAGCATGCGATCTTATAACCCGACGACACAGGGCCACAAAGGGCAAATCAAGCGCGCTTTGCAAACGCTGGTGGCGGCGAAGAGGCCGGTAGTCTATGTGGGCGGCGGTGCGATTAACTCCGCGTGCGAAACTCAGTTGCGTCAGTTGGCTGAAAAACTGAATTTGCCAGTGGTCTCCTCCTTAATGGGGCTGGGCGCGTTTCCGGCGTCGCATCGTCAGGCGCTGGGCATGCTGGGCATGCACGGGACTTACGAAGCCAATATGACGATGCACCACTCCGATGTCATTTTCGCGGTTGGCGTGCGTTTTGACGATCGCACTACCAATAATCTGGCGAAGTACTGTCCGGATGCGACGGTTCTGCATATCGATATCGACCCCACTTCCATTTCCAAGACCGTACAGGCGGATGTGCCTATTGTCGGCGATGCGCGGCTGGTTCTGGAACAAATGCTCGAACTGCTGGAGCAGGAAGAGCAGCCGCAGCCACTGGATGAGATCCGTGACTGGTGGTTGCGCATTGAACAGTGGCGCGCGCGTCAGTGCCTGAAATATGACACCCAGAGTGAAAAGATCAAACCGCAGGCAGTGATTGAAGCTATCTGGCGTTTGACGAATGGCGACGCTTACGTTACTTCCGATGTTGGCCAGCATCAGATGTTTGCCGCGCTCTACTACCGTTTTGATAAACCGCGCCGCTGGATCAACTCCGGTGGGCTGGGCACTATGGGTTTTGGTTTACCTGCTGCGCTCGGTGTGAAGATGGCACTGCCCGAGGAGACGGTTATCTGCGTGACCGGCGATGGCAGTATCCAGATGAACATTCAGGAACTCTCTACGGCCTTGCAGTATGAACTACCGGTGCTGGTATTGAACCTCAATAACCGCTATCTGGGGATGGTGAAGCAGTGGCAGGACATGATCTATTCCGGCCGCCATTCACAATCTTATATGGAGTCGTTGCCTGATTTTGCGCGCCTGGCAGAAGCTTATGGCCATGTGGGAATTCGTATTACGCGTCCGGATGAGCTGGAGGCGAAGCTGGCGGAAGCGCTGGAGCAGGTGAAAAACAATCGCCTGGTGTTTGTTGACGTTACCGTTGACGGTAGTGAACACGTTTATCCGATGCAGATCCGCGGCGGCGGCATGGATGAGATGTGGTTAAGCAAAACGGAGAGAACCTGA
- the leuD gene encoding 3-isopropylmalate dehydratase small subunit, which yields MAEKFTQHTGLVVPLDAANVDTDAIIPKQFLQKVTRTGFGAHLFNDWRFLDDKGEQPNPEFVLNFPQYKGASILLARENFGCGSSREHAPWALTDYGFKVVIAPSFADIFYGNSFNNQLLPVTLSEEDVDALFTLVQNNPGTTFEVDLEAQVVKAGGKSYSFNIDAFRRHCMLNGLDSIGLTLQHEDAIAAYESKQPAFMS from the coding sequence ATGGCAGAGAAATTTACCCAACACACCGGCCTGGTTGTTCCGCTGGATGCCGCCAACGTCGATACGGACGCGATTATCCCGAAACAGTTCCTGCAAAAGGTTACGCGTACCGGTTTTGGCGCCCATCTGTTTAATGACTGGCGCTTCCTTGATGATAAAGGCGAGCAGCCGAACCCGGAGTTCGTGCTGAACTTTCCGCAATACAAAGGCGCATCGATTTTGCTGGCGCGCGAAAACTTTGGCTGCGGCTCCTCACGCGAGCATGCGCCGTGGGCGCTGACCGATTACGGCTTCAAAGTGGTGATTGCGCCGAGCTTCGCCGATATCTTCTATGGCAACAGCTTTAACAACCAGTTGCTGCCGGTGACGCTGAGCGAAGAGGATGTTGATGCGCTGTTCACGCTGGTACAGAACAACCCGGGCACGACCTTTGAGGTGGATCTGGAAGCGCAGGTGGTAAAAGCGGGCGGGAAATCCTACAGCTTTAACATTGACGCCTTCCGCCGTCACTGCATGCTGAACGGTCTGGACAGCATTGGCCTGACGCTTCAGCATGAAGACGCGATTGCCGCTTACGAAAGCAAGCAACCGGCGTTTATGAGCTAA
- the ilvN gene encoding acetolactate synthase small subunit — protein MRRILSVLLENESGALSRVIGLFSQRGYNIESLTVAPTDDPTLSRMTIQTVGDQKVLEQIEKQLHKLVDVLRVNELGQGAYVEREIMLVKIQASGYGREEVKRNAEIFRGQIIDVTPSIYTVQLAGTSDKLDAFLATIRDVAKIVEVARSGVVGLSRGDKIMR, from the coding sequence ATGCGCCGGATACTGTCTGTATTACTGGAAAATGAATCGGGCGCGTTATCGCGCGTGATTGGCCTGTTCTCTCAGCGCGGTTACAACATAGAAAGCCTGACCGTTGCGCCGACTGACGATCCTACCTTATCGCGGATGACGATCCAGACTGTCGGCGATCAAAAAGTGCTGGAGCAGATCGAAAAGCAACTGCACAAGCTGGTCGATGTGTTACGCGTAAACGAGCTGGGGCAGGGGGCATATGTTGAGCGTGAAATCATGCTGGTGAAGATTCAGGCCAGCGGTTACGGTCGCGAAGAGGTGAAACGCAACGCTGAGATCTTCCGCGGACAGATCATTGACGTTACGCCATCGATTTACACGGTTCAGCTCGCAGGCACCAGTGACAAGCTGGATGCGTTTTTAGCCACCATTCGTGATGTGGCGAAAATTGTTGAAGTTGCGCGCTCCGGTGTGGTGGGGTTGTCGCGCGGCGATAAAATCATGCGCTGA
- the leuL gene encoding leu operon leader peptide, translated as MIRNVGFAGLLLLNASLVRGRPVDDIQS; from the coding sequence ATGATTCGCAACGTCGGTTTCGCTGGTCTACTACTACTAAACGCATCTCTTGTGCGCGGTAGACCGGTGGACGACATTCAGAGCTGA
- the leuC gene encoding 3-isopropylmalate dehydratase large subunit: MAKSLYEKLFDAHVVYEAPNETPLLYIDRHLVHEVTSPQAFDGLRAHKRPVRQPGKTFATMDHNVSTQTKDINASGEMARIQMQELIKNCNEFGVELYDLNHPYQGIVHVMGPEQGITLPGMTIVCGDSHTATHGAFGALAFGIGTSEVEHVLATQTLKQGRAKTMKIEVKGTAAPGITAKDIVLAIIGKTGSAGGTGHVVEFCGDAIRALSMEGRMTLCNMAIEMGAKAGLVAPDETTFNYVKGRLHAPKGKDFDEAVAYWKTLHTDEGATFDTVVTLQAEDIAPQVTWGTNPGQVISVTDIIPDPASFADPVERASAEKALAYMGLKPGIPLTEVAIDKVFIGSCTNSRIEDLRAAAEIAKGRKVAPGVQALVVPGSGPVKAQAEAEGLDKIFIEAGFEWRLPGCSMCLAMNNDRLNPGERCASTSNRNFEGRQGRGGRTHLVSPAMAAAAAVTGHFADIRSL, translated from the coding sequence ATGGCTAAGAGTTTGTACGAAAAATTGTTTGATGCGCACGTTGTGTATGAAGCGCCAAACGAAACCCCATTGCTGTATATCGATCGCCATCTGGTGCACGAAGTGACCTCGCCGCAGGCGTTTGACGGCCTGCGCGCACACAAACGCCCGGTGCGCCAACCGGGTAAAACCTTCGCCACCATGGATCATAACGTCTCCACGCAGACCAAAGACATTAACGCTTCCGGCGAAATGGCGCGTATCCAGATGCAGGAATTGATCAAAAACTGCAACGAATTCGGCGTTGAGCTGTATGACCTGAATCACCCGTACCAGGGGATTGTCCACGTGATGGGGCCAGAACAGGGCATCACCCTGCCGGGTATGACCATTGTTTGTGGCGACTCGCACACCGCAACCCACGGCGCGTTTGGCGCGCTGGCCTTCGGTATCGGCACGTCGGAAGTTGAGCATGTGCTGGCAACGCAGACCCTGAAACAGGGCCGCGCCAAAACCATGAAGATCGAGGTGAAAGGCACTGCGGCTCCGGGGATCACCGCCAAAGATATCGTGTTAGCGATCATTGGCAAAACCGGTAGCGCAGGCGGTACTGGTCATGTGGTGGAATTCTGCGGTGATGCAATTCGTGCGCTGAGCATGGAAGGCCGCATGACGCTGTGCAACATGGCCATTGAGATGGGCGCGAAAGCCGGTCTTGTCGCACCGGACGAGACCACCTTTAACTACGTGAAAGGCCGTCTGCATGCGCCGAAAGGCAAAGATTTTGATGAGGCTGTTGCTTACTGGAAAACCCTGCACACCGACGAAGGGGCAACTTTCGACACCGTTGTAACCTTGCAGGCAGAAGATATCGCGCCGCAAGTAACCTGGGGCACCAACCCGGGCCAGGTGATTTCGGTGACGGATATCATCCCCGATCCGGCATCGTTCGCCGATCCGGTTGAGCGCGCCTCAGCAGAAAAAGCGCTGGCTTATATGGGCCTGAAACCGGGAATTCCACTGACTGAAGTGGCGATTGATAAAGTGTTTATCGGTTCCTGCACAAACTCGCGTATCGAAGATTTACGCGCCGCAGCGGAGATCGCTAAAGGCCGCAAAGTTGCGCCGGGCGTACAGGCGCTGGTAGTACCTGGCTCTGGTCCGGTGAAAGCGCAGGCGGAAGCGGAAGGTCTGGATAAGATCTTTATCGAAGCCGGTTTCGAATGGCGTTTGCCTGGCTGCTCTATGTGCCTGGCAATGAACAACGACCGCCTGAACCCCGGCGAACGTTGTGCATCCACCAGTAACCGTAACTTTGAAGGCCGTCAGGGCCGCGGCGGACGCACGCATCTGGTCAGCCCGGCAATGGCTGCCGCTGCGGCGGTAACCGGTCATTTCGCCGATATTCGTAGCCTGTAA
- the leuA gene encoding 2-isopropylmalate synthase — translation MSQQVVIFDTTLRDGEQALQASLSVKEKLQIALALERMGVDVMEVGFPVSSPGDFESVQTIARQVKNSRVCALARCVEKDIDVAAESLKVAEAFRIHTFIATSPMHIATKLRSTLDEVIERAVYMVKRARNYTDDVEFSCEDAGRTPIDDLARVVEAAINAGAKTINIPDTVGYTMPFEFANIITGLYDRVPNIDKAIISVHTHDDLGLAVGNAIAAVHAGARQVEGAMNGIGERAGNCSLEEVIMAIKVRKDIMNVHTRINHNEIWRTSQTVSQICNMPIPANKAIVGTGAFAHSSGIHQDGVLKNRENYEIMTPESIGLNQVQLNLTSRSGRAAVKHRMEEMGYQEADYNLDNLYEAFLKLADKKGQVFDYDLEALAFINKQQEEPEHFRLDYFSVQSGSNDIATASIKLACGDEIKTEAANGNGPVDAIYQAINRVTEYDIELVKYGLSAKGHGKDALGQVDIVANYNGRRFHGVGLATDIVESSAKAMVHVLNNIWRAAEVEKELQRKAQNKENNKETV, via the coding sequence ATGAGCCAGCAAGTCGTTATTTTCGATACCACATTACGTGATGGTGAACAGGCGTTACAGGCAAGCCTGAGCGTGAAAGAGAAGCTGCAAATCGCCCTGGCGCTGGAACGTATGGGCGTCGATGTGATGGAAGTCGGCTTTCCGGTTTCGTCCCCGGGTGACTTTGAATCCGTACAAACCATCGCGCGCCAGGTGAAAAACAGCCGCGTTTGCGCCCTCGCCCGCTGTGTTGAAAAAGATATTGATGTCGCCGCAGAATCCCTGAAAGTCGCTGAAGCGTTCCGCATCCATACGTTTATCGCCACCTCGCCGATGCACATCGCCACCAAGCTGCGCAGTACGCTGGATGAAGTGATTGAACGCGCAGTTTACATGGTCAAACGCGCACGTAACTATACCGATGACGTAGAGTTCTCTTGCGAAGATGCAGGCCGCACGCCAATCGACGATCTGGCGCGAGTGGTCGAAGCCGCGATCAACGCCGGGGCAAAAACCATCAACATCCCGGATACCGTCGGCTACACCATGCCGTTTGAATTCGCCAATATCATCACCGGTTTGTATGACCGCGTACCGAACATCGATAAAGCCATTATCTCCGTACATACCCATGATGATTTAGGTCTGGCCGTTGGCAACGCCATCGCAGCGGTACACGCCGGTGCGCGCCAGGTTGAAGGTGCGATGAACGGTATCGGCGAACGTGCCGGTAACTGTTCGCTGGAAGAGGTGATCATGGCGATTAAGGTGCGCAAAGACATTATGAACGTGCACACCCGCATCAATCACAATGAAATCTGGCGTACAAGCCAGACCGTCAGCCAGATCTGCAATATGCCGATTCCGGCGAACAAAGCGATTGTCGGCACCGGCGCTTTCGCCCACTCCTCCGGTATTCACCAGGATGGCGTGCTGAAAAACCGCGAAAACTACGAAATCATGACTCCGGAATCCATTGGCCTGAATCAGGTGCAGTTAAACCTGACTTCCCGTTCCGGCCGTGCGGCGGTGAAACATCGGATGGAAGAGATGGGTTACCAGGAAGCCGATTACAACCTGGATAACCTGTACGAAGCGTTCCTGAAACTGGCGGATAAAAAAGGCCAGGTCTTCGATTACGACCTGGAAGCGCTGGCATTCATTAACAAACAGCAGGAAGAGCCAGAACATTTCCGTCTGGACTACTTCAGCGTGCAGTCCGGCTCCAACGACATCGCAACCGCCTCTATTAAGCTGGCCTGTGGCGATGAAATTAAAACCGAAGCCGCCAATGGTAACGGCCCGGTTGATGCCATCTACCAGGCCATTAACCGCGTCACCGAGTACGACATCGAGCTGGTGAAATATGGTCTCAGCGCCAAAGGCCACGGCAAAGATGCGCTGGGGCAGGTTGATATCGTTGCCAATTACAATGGCCGCCGCTTCCACGGTGTAGGTCTGGCGACCGATATCGTTGAGTCCTCAGCCAAAGCCATGGTGCACGTGCTGAACAATATCTGGCGCGCAGCCGAAGTCGAAAAAGAGTTGCAACGCAAAGCGCAGAACAAAGAGAACAACAAGGAAACCGTGTGA
- the sgrT gene encoding glucose uptake inhibitor SgrT has protein sequence MQRSSIRRFYLAYFRATQDVCWLARQSAGQRLKMLEELMQWEVTTPISKD, from the coding sequence ATGCAGAGATCATCCATACGACGGTTTTATCTGGCTTATTTTCGCGCCACGCAGGATGTGTGCTGGCTCGCCCGTCAGAGTGCAGGGCAGCGCCTGAAAATGCTGGAAGAACTGATGCAGTGGGAAGTGACAACGCCGATCTCGAAGGACTGA
- the leuB gene encoding 3-isopropylmalate dehydrogenase has protein sequence MSKNYHIAVLPGDGIGPEVMAQALKVLEAVRSRFGMHITTSHYDVGGIAIDRHGNPLPQATVEGCEQADAILFGSVGGPKWENLPPAQQPERGALLPLRKHFKLFSNLRPAKLYQGLEAFCPLREDIAANGFDILCVRELTGGIYFGQPKGREGSGQHEKAFDTEVYHRFEIERIARIAFESARKRRKKVHSIDKANVLQTSLLWREIVNEIASEYQDVELAHMYIDNATMQLIKDPSQFDVLLCSNLFGDILSDECAMITGSMGMLPSASLNEQGFGLYEPAGGSAPDIAGKNIANPIAQILSLALLLRYSLDAGEAASAIESAINRALEEGVRTGDLARGAAAVSTDEMGDIIARYVAEGV, from the coding sequence ATGTCGAAGAATTATCATATTGCTGTGTTACCGGGTGACGGTATTGGTCCGGAAGTCATGGCGCAAGCCCTGAAAGTACTGGAAGCCGTGCGTAGCCGTTTTGGCATGCACATTACCACCAGCCATTATGACGTGGGCGGTATCGCCATCGACCGCCATGGCAACCCGCTGCCACAGGCAACCGTTGAAGGCTGCGAGCAGGCCGATGCCATTCTGTTTGGCTCCGTTGGCGGCCCGAAATGGGAAAATCTGCCGCCGGCACAGCAACCGGAGCGCGGTGCGCTGCTGCCGCTGCGTAAGCACTTCAAATTATTCAGCAACCTGCGCCCGGCCAAACTGTACCAGGGGCTGGAAGCTTTCTGCCCGCTGCGTGAAGATATCGCCGCTAACGGCTTCGATATTCTGTGCGTACGTGAACTGACTGGCGGCATCTACTTCGGCCAGCCGAAGGGCCGTGAAGGCAGCGGCCAGCACGAGAAGGCCTTCGATACCGAGGTCTATCACCGTTTTGAAATCGAGCGTATCGCGCGTATTGCGTTTGAATCGGCGCGTAAACGCCGTAAAAAAGTGCACTCGATTGATAAAGCCAACGTTCTGCAAACTTCTCTGCTGTGGCGCGAAATCGTCAACGAAATCGCCAGCGAATATCAGGATGTTGAACTGGCGCATATGTATATCGACAACGCCACCATGCAGCTGATTAAAGATCCGTCCCAGTTTGACGTGCTGCTGTGCTCTAACCTGTTCGGCGACATCCTCTCCGATGAGTGTGCGATGATCACCGGCTCGATGGGTATGCTGCCTTCAGCAAGCCTGAACGAACAAGGTTTTGGTCTGTACGAACCGGCGGGTGGCTCCGCGCCGGATATCGCCGGTAAAAATATTGCGAACCCGATTGCGCAGATCCTGTCGCTGGCGCTGCTGCTGCGCTACAGCCTGGACGCGGGTGAAGCGGCTTCCGCGATCGAAAGCGCAATCAACCGTGCATTAGAAGAAGGCGTGCGTACCGGTGATTTAGCCCGTGGCGCTGCGGCTGTCAGTACCGATGAAATGGGCGACATCATTGCCCGTTATGTCGCCGAAGGGGTGTAA
- the leuO gene encoding transcriptional regulator LeuO: protein MTTDCNVPGETIDNHQIVDVDKPQLRSVDLNLLTVFDAVMQEQNITRAAHALGMSQPAVSNAVARLKVMFNDELFVRYGRGIQPTARSYQLFGSIRQALQLVQNELPGSGFDPLSSERVFNLCVCSPLDNLLTSIIYNSVEKAAPNINLVFKADLNHSTEHQLRYQEIEFVIGYEEFRRPEFSCVPLFKDEMVLVTSKEHPRMANLVTEADVFNEQHAVVSLDRYASFSQPWYDTAEKKSRIAYQGMAVTSVLNIVAQTHLVTIAPRWLVERFTHGLPLQVLPLPLALNTRTCYLSWHEAAGRDKGHQWMEELLTSVCTL from the coding sequence ATGACGACGGATTGCAATGTTCCAGGGGAAACTATTGATAATCATCAGATTGTCGATGTGGACAAACCACAGTTGCGTTCAGTAGATCTTAATTTGCTTACCGTTTTTGATGCGGTGATGCAGGAACAAAACATTACCCGTGCGGCGCACGCGCTGGGAATGTCTCAGCCCGCAGTGAGTAATGCCGTTGCGCGGCTTAAAGTCATGTTTAATGACGAGCTCTTTGTCCGCTACGGCCGTGGGATTCAACCCACTGCGCGTTCATATCAGCTGTTTGGCTCAATCCGTCAGGCATTGCAGTTGGTACAAAATGAGTTGCCCGGCTCGGGATTTGATCCACTGAGCAGTGAGCGTGTATTTAATCTTTGTGTATGCAGTCCGCTGGATAATCTCTTAACGTCAATTATTTACAATAGCGTTGAAAAGGCTGCGCCTAATATTAATCTGGTGTTTAAAGCCGATCTTAATCACAGTACTGAGCATCAATTGCGTTACCAGGAAATTGAATTTGTGATCGGCTACGAAGAGTTTCGTCGTCCGGAATTCTCTTGCGTTCCATTATTTAAAGACGAAATGGTACTGGTGACCAGTAAAGAACATCCGCGCATGGCGAATCTTGTTACGGAAGCTGATGTATTCAATGAACAACATGCAGTGGTCTCGCTGGACCGTTATGCTTCCTTTAGTCAGCCCTGGTATGATACGGCGGAAAAGAAGAGCCGTATTGCCTATCAGGGAATGGCAGTCACCAGCGTATTAAACATTGTCGCGCAAACGCATTTGGTGACGATTGCGCCGCGTTGGTTGGTTGAACGATTTACTCATGGCTTGCCATTGCAGGTATTACCTTTGCCGCTGGCGCTTAATACTCGTACCTGCTATCTCTCGTGGCATGAAGCGGCAGGCCGCGATAAAGGCCACCAGTGGATGGAAGAGTTACTGACTTCGGTTTGTACGCTGTAA
- a CDS encoding sugar efflux transporter, with the protein MLWLMTMGRRLNGVYIAFMIVAFMMGVAGAVQAPTLSLFLSREVGAQPFWIGLFYTVNAVAGILVSLWLAKRSDNQGDRRKLILFCCLMAVGNALLFAFNRHYLTLITCGVLLASLANTAMPQLFALAREYADSSAREVVMFSSVMRAQLSLAWVIGPPLAFMLALNYGFTAMFTIAAGLFVISLVMIAFWLPSVPRVAQPAVAVTEVSGWGDKNVRMLFIASTLMWTCNTMYIIDMPLWISQELGLPDKLAGILMGTAAGLEIPAMILAGYFVKHLGKRRMMVTAVAAGVVFYLGLIFFHSQTALLVLQLFNAIFIGIVAGIGMLWFQDLMPGRAGSATTLFTNSISTGVILAGVIQGALAQSFSHGAVYVGIAVISVAALLLTSRVKDV; encoded by the coding sequence ATGCTCTGGTTAATGACGATGGGACGCCGTCTCAACGGTGTTTACATCGCTTTTATGATCGTTGCGTTTATGATGGGGGTTGCCGGCGCGGTGCAGGCACCGACGCTAAGCCTGTTTCTCAGCCGCGAAGTGGGGGCGCAGCCTTTCTGGATCGGGCTGTTTTATACCGTCAACGCGGTAGCCGGGATCCTGGTCAGCCTGTGGCTGGCAAAACGTTCCGATAACCAGGGCGATCGCCGCAAGCTGATCCTCTTTTGTTGCCTGATGGCAGTGGGTAACGCGCTGCTGTTTGCCTTCAACCGTCACTATCTGACGCTTATCACCTGCGGCGTGCTGCTGGCCTCGCTCGCCAATACCGCGATGCCGCAACTCTTTGCGCTGGCGCGCGAATATGCCGACAGTTCTGCGCGGGAAGTGGTGATGTTTAGTTCGGTGATGCGTGCGCAGCTCTCGCTGGCGTGGGTGATTGGCCCGCCGCTGGCGTTTATGCTGGCGCTCAATTACGGCTTTACCGCTATGTTCACCATTGCAGCCGGGCTTTTTGTGATAAGCCTGGTGATGATTGCCTTCTGGCTGCCCTCGGTGCCGCGCGTGGCGCAGCCCGCCGTCGCAGTCACGGAAGTGAGCGGCTGGGGCGATAAGAACGTGCGTATGTTGTTTATCGCCTCAACGCTGATGTGGACCTGCAACACCATGTACATCATCGACATGCCACTGTGGATTAGCCAGGAGCTGGGGCTGCCGGATAAACTCGCCGGGATCCTGATGGGCACCGCTGCTGGTCTGGAGATCCCGGCGATGATCCTGGCCGGATATTTTGTCAAACATCTGGGCAAGAGGAGGATGATGGTGACAGCCGTCGCCGCGGGCGTGGTGTTCTATCTGGGGTTGATCTTCTTCCACAGCCAGACGGCGCTGCTGGTGCTGCAACTGTTCAATGCGATCTTTATCGGCATCGTCGCCGGTATCGGTATGCTGTGGTTTCAGGATTTAATGCCAGGGCGTGCCGGTTCGGCGACAACGTTGTTTACCAACAGTATTTCAACCGGGGTGATTCTTGCCGGGGTGATTCAGGGCGCGCTGGCGCAAAGTTTTAGTCACGGGGCGGTGTACGTAGGGATTGCGGTGATTTCCGTGGCGGCGCTGCTGCTGACCAGCCGCGTGAAGGATGTGTGA